The following are encoded in a window of Rissa tridactyla isolate bRisTri1 chromosome 15, bRisTri1.patW.cur.20221130, whole genome shotgun sequence genomic DNA:
- the TIMP2 gene encoding metalloproteinase inhibitor 2 gives MPAALPSLLAWLAVLLLGRARPADACSCSPIHPQQAFCNADVVIRAKAVSAKEVDSGNDIYGNPIKRIQYEIKQIKMFKGPDKDIEFIYTAPSTAVCGRLLDTGGKKEYLIAGKSEGNGKMHITLCDLVSTWDSLSPTQKKSLNQRYQMGCECKISRCLSIPCFVSSSDECLWTDWAMEKNNVDGRQAKHYACIKRSDGSCAWYRGMAPPKQEFLDIEDP, from the exons atgcccgccgcgctgcccagcctgctggcctggctggccgtgctgctgctcgGAAGGGCCCGCCCGGCCGACGCCTGCAGCTGCTCGCCCATCCACCCGCAACAGGCCTTCTGCAACGCCGACGTAG TGATCCGAGCAAAAGCCGTCTCTGCGAAAGAGGTGGATTCGGGGAACGATATATATGGGAATCCGATCAAACGAATCCAGTATGAAATCAAGCAGATCAAG ATGTTTAAGGGCCCTGACAAGGACATAGAGTTCATCTACACGGCTCCGTCCACTGCCGTGTGCGGCCGGCTGCTGGACACCGGCGGGAAGAAGGAATATCTCATCGCAG GCAAGTCAGAGGGCAACGGCAAGATGCACATCACGCTCTGCGACTTGGTCTCCACCTGGGACTCGCTGAGCCCGACCCAGAAGAAGAGCCTAAACCAGCGGTACCAGATGGGCTGCGAGTGCAAG ATCTCGCGCTGCCTCTCCATCCCCTGCTTCGTCTCTTCCTCGGACGAGTGTCTCTGGACAGACTGGGCGATGGAGAAGAACAACGTGGACGGGCGGCAGGCGAAGCACTACGCTTGCATCAAGAGGAGCGACGGCTCGTGCGCCTGGTACCGCGGCATGGCCCCCCCCAAGCAAGAGTTTCTCGACATCGAGGACCCCTAA
- the CANT1 gene encoding soluble calcium-activated nucleotidase 1, which translates to MRVPPCHESMSPLRISVGGLPVLASMTKGADPRFRLRWKAIVLSSACVGFVLLLFCLHRSSPARPIPPNPRNWRLSLQAGDRYNDTYPLSPPQRNPDGMRYRIGVIADLDTQSRGSEEHTWFSYLKKGYLVLSDSGDSVTVEWDKDESVLQSHLAEKGRGMELSELVVFNGKLYTVDDRTGVVYQIEGNKVVPWVILPDGDGTVGKGFKAEWLAVKDEHLYVGGLGKEWTTTTGEVVNQNPEWVKVIGYKGDMDHENWVANYDALRAAAGIRPPGYLIHESACWSDTLQRWFFLPRRASHERYNEKADERRGTNLLLSSTQDFGDVTVGRVGEVIPTHGFSSFKFIPDTDDQIIVALKSEEDNGKIASYIMAFTLDGRFLLPETKIGSVKYEGIEFI; encoded by the exons ATGCGCGTCCCGCCCTGCCATGAGTCTATGAGCCCCCTCCGGATCAGCGTGGGTGGTCTGCCTGTCCTTGCGTCCATGACCAAGGGTGCTGACCCCCGCTTCCGACTGCGCTGGAAGGCCATCGTGCTGTCGTCAGCCTGCGTGGGgtttgtgctgctgctcttctgcctgcACCGGTCCTCCCCGGCACGGCCCATCCCGCCGAATCCTCGCAACTGGCGGCTCAGCCTGCAGGCAGGCGACCGCTACAATGACACCTACCCGCTGTCCCCACCGCAGAGAAACCCCGATGGCATGCGCTACCGCATCGGAGTCATCGCAGACCTGGACACGCAGTCCCGGGGCTCTGAGGAGCACACCTGGTTCAGTTACCTGAAGAAGGGCTACCTGGTGCTGTCGGACAGCGGGGACAGCGTGACGGTGGAATGGGACAAAGACGAGAGTGTGCTGCAGTCCCACCTGGCTGAGAAGGGCAGGGGCATGGAGCTCTCCGAGCTGGTCGTCTTCAACGGGAAGCTGTACACCGTGGACGACCGGACAGGAGTGGTCTACCAGATTGAGGGCAACAAGGTGGTGCCCTGGGTGATCCTCCCGGACGGGGACGGCACAGTGGGGAAAG GCTTCAAGGCGGAGTGGCTCGCGGTGAAGGACGAGCACCTCTACGTGGGGGGACTGGGCAAGGAGTGGACCACAACGACAGGGGAGGTGGTGAACCAGAACCCCGAGTGGGTGAAGGTCATCGGCTACAAGGGCGACATGGACCATGAGAACTGGGTGGCGAACTACGATGCGCTGAGGGCTGCGGCGGGGATCCGACCCCCAG GTTACCTGATCCACGAGTCGGCCTGCTGGAGTGACACCCTGCAGCGCTGGTTCTTCCTgccgcgccgcgccagccacGAGCGTTACAACGAGAAGGCGGACGAGCGGCGAGGCACCAACCTGCTGCTGAGCTCCACCCAGGACTTCGGGGATGTGACGGTGGGACGCGTGGGCGAGGTCATCCCCACCCACGGCTTCTCATCCTTCAAATTCATCCCGGACACAGACGACCAGATCATCGTGGCGCTGAAATCGGAAGAGGATAATGGCAAGATCGCCAGCTACATCATGGCCTTCACGCTGGATGGGCGCTTCCTCCTACCCGAGACCAAGATTGGGAGTGTGAAATACGAGGGCATTGAGTTTATTTAA